A stretch of the Clostridiales bacterium genome encodes the following:
- a CDS encoding site-specific integrase, translated as MATVEPRRNKQGVITSWRITISDGYRPDKSQKRIFRTFHADPNKTENAQRKQAEKYAARLETECEDKKINDAKKITFSKVYEEYSDRLDDLVFSGDLAQQTADSYKKLFNNRLLKEFGGMAIREIETDDIDRFLRRLSKDRKPRTKTKSTVSEKKEQPKKLSGTYRLKYFQQLNGIFKYAKHQKYITINPCDNVEKNDKPKRDTQEAQYYELNECAKIMDLLSVYTDPKWKAYFSLSFYCGCRPGEIIGLNWSDYDGENIYIQAGSYQGKGEKCKRTEKPKTKKSKRRIMLAPEAVTALNAWKAEQAKKRLKCGKCWQNPEAVFTNDEGERIRPQAPTKAWKNFTTENKLRHLPLYDLRHTNCSMLIASRELSVEEVSARMGHEQTSTTLNIYTHAFANYNRRATTALANVLKAAANDNQ; from the coding sequence ATGGCAACCGTAGAACCGAGAAGGAACAAGCAAGGTGTTATTACATCCTGGAGGATTACCATATCTGATGGATACCGTCCGGACAAATCTCAAAAGCGTATATTCCGGACGTTTCATGCTGATCCGAATAAAACGGAAAACGCACAACGGAAACAGGCAGAAAAGTACGCGGCGAGATTGGAAACAGAATGTGAAGATAAAAAGATTAATGATGCTAAAAAGATCACATTCTCAAAAGTGTATGAGGAATATTCTGATCGTCTTGATGATCTTGTGTTCAGCGGAGATTTAGCACAACAGACGGCAGATTCATACAAAAAACTATTCAATAATCGTTTGCTGAAAGAATTCGGAGGAATGGCAATCAGAGAGATTGAAACGGATGATATTGATAGATTTCTCCGGAGATTGTCAAAGGACAGAAAGCCAAGAACAAAGACAAAATCAACCGTTTCAGAAAAGAAGGAACAACCCAAGAAACTATCCGGAACATACCGTTTGAAGTATTTTCAGCAACTCAATGGCATTTTCAAATATGCGAAGCATCAGAAGTATATAACTATTAACCCCTGTGATAATGTAGAGAAAAATGATAAACCCAAGCGCGACACCCAGGAAGCGCAGTATTATGAACTCAATGAATGTGCAAAGATAATGGATCTGTTGTCAGTATATACAGATCCGAAATGGAAAGCATATTTTAGTCTTTCATTTTACTGCGGCTGCCGTCCTGGTGAAATAATCGGCTTAAATTGGAGTGATTATGACGGAGAAAACATTTATATTCAAGCCGGTAGTTACCAGGGAAAAGGGGAGAAGTGTAAACGGACAGAGAAACCGAAAACGAAAAAGTCAAAGAGAAGGATAATGCTTGCACCGGAGGCGGTTACTGCTCTGAATGCCTGGAAAGCCGAACAAGCGAAAAAACGCTTGAAGTGCGGTAAATGTTGGCAGAATCCGGAGGCAGTATTTACAAACGATGAAGGCGAAAGGATCCGACCGCAAGCACCGACAAAAGCATGGAAGAACTTCACAACTGAAAACAAACTCCGTCATTTACCGCTTTATGATCTCCGGCATACAAACTGTTCAATGCTGATTGCCTCGCGTGAATTGTCTGTTGAAGAAGTTTCAGCGAGAATGGGCCATGAACAGACAAGTACAACATTAAATATTTATACCCATGCTTTTGCGAATTATAACAGGAGAGCGACAACCGCCCTGGCCAATGTTCTTAAAGCGGCAGCAAACGACAATCAATAA
- a CDS encoding glycoside hydrolase family 127 protein — protein MLTRAPSGSVRILPGLFKRRMDLNEAYLMELDAGCLLQNFYLEAGITLPNMQSISDPNSVKLHWGWEAPSCQLRGHFLGHWLSAASALCAGGQKPQLQAKIDFIVAELARCQQLNGGEWVGSIPEKYFALMRPGRYIWSPQYTMHKTIMGLKDVYDRLRNETAINILDRLADWYVRWVDEMQTECPEAVFSGEQAGMLEVWADLYALTGKDKYRKLISAYEGNALFDRLDKDGDALSDDHANASIPVSHGAGRLYEITGDSIWMKRMESFWKTAVTERGMFATTGSNAGEFWIPPHAHARFISNTDQEFCTVYNMVRTADYLYRWTGDTRYADYIERAVYNGFLAQQNRNTGMPTYFLPMAPGSHKTWGSRTRDFWCCFGTMIQAQTMYPDLVWYTDSNSVTVSQYFPSEAKLSLDCGEIAVSQSVHMKNYDNQVLFDEHGGGNTSRWSLRLTVRTASDQTWQLRLRVPGWCSGSPQVLLNGSPVSPETKDGYIVINRVWSDDTVDVFFPSEVRFESLEGAPELAAMVDGPIVLAGLIDRDCGLSGSISDPKQILLPETPHTYDTYVWLQNTYRTRFQPENFRIVPLYEITDEVYTVYFTVRG, from the coding sequence ATGCTTACCCGTGCGCCTTCCGGCAGTGTCCGGATTCTGCCAGGTCTTTTCAAGCGCAGAATGGATCTGAACGAAGCATATCTGATGGAACTGGATGCGGGATGCCTGCTCCAGAATTTTTACCTTGAAGCCGGTATTACACTTCCCAATATGCAGTCCATCAGCGATCCGAATTCAGTAAAACTTCACTGGGGATGGGAGGCTCCCAGCTGTCAGCTTCGCGGGCATTTTCTCGGTCACTGGCTTTCAGCGGCTTCTGCCCTGTGCGCCGGGGGACAAAAGCCGCAGCTTCAGGCAAAGATTGATTTTATAGTGGCTGAACTTGCCCGCTGCCAGCAGCTGAACGGCGGTGAATGGGTAGGTTCCATCCCTGAAAAATACTTTGCGCTGATGCGCCCCGGTCGTTACATATGGTCTCCGCAGTATACCATGCATAAAACAATCATGGGCCTCAAAGATGTGTATGACCGTCTGCGGAATGAAACAGCCATTAATATTCTCGATCGTCTGGCAGACTGGTATGTCCGTTGGGTGGATGAAATGCAGACCGAATGCCCGGAAGCGGTTTTCAGCGGTGAACAGGCCGGCATGCTCGAAGTATGGGCCGATCTTTATGCTCTGACCGGGAAGGATAAATACCGGAAGCTGATTTCCGCCTATGAAGGAAATGCCCTTTTTGACCGCCTGGACAAGGATGGTGATGCTTTGTCCGATGATCACGCAAATGCTTCAATTCCGGTTTCCCATGGTGCCGGCAGGCTTTATGAAATCACCGGTGACAGTATCTGGATGAAACGGATGGAATCCTTCTGGAAAACTGCCGTTACGGAACGCGGTATGTTTGCGACGACCGGGTCCAATGCCGGAGAATTCTGGATTCCGCCGCATGCGCATGCCCGGTTTATCAGCAATACGGACCAGGAATTTTGTACCGTTTACAATATGGTTCGTACTGCGGATTACCTCTATCGCTGGACCGGGGATACCCGATATGCGGATTACATCGAACGCGCTGTATATAATGGGTTCCTGGCACAGCAAAACAGGAATACCGGAATGCCGACCTATTTCCTTCCAATGGCGCCCGGCAGTCACAAGACCTGGGGATCCAGAACCCGTGATTTCTGGTGCTGCTTTGGAACAATGATCCAGGCGCAGACCATGTATCCGGATCTTGTCTGGTACACGGACAGCAATTCAGTCACCGTGAGCCAGTATTTCCCGTCCGAAGCCAAGCTTTCCCTTGACTGCGGTGAAATCGCCGTATCACAGTCTGTTCATATGAAAAACTATGACAACCAGGTCCTTTTTGATGAGCATGGCGGCGGAAACACCTCCAGGTGGAGCCTTCGTTTGACGGTTCGTACAGCATCGGATCAGACCTGGCAGCTCCGTTTGCGCGTGCCTGGCTGGTGTTCCGGCTCCCCGCAGGTGCTTCTGAACGGCAGTCCAGTATCTCCCGAAACTAAAGACGGATATATTGTCATCAACCGTGTATGGTCGGATGACACAGTCGATGTTTTCTTTCCTTCCGAAGTTCGTTTCGAATCACTTGAAGGTGCACCGGAACTGGCAGCGATGGTGGACGGCCCGATTGTTCTTGCCGGACTGATTGACCGTGACTGCGGTCTTTCCGGCAGTATTTCCGATCCAAAACAAATCCTGCTTCCGGAAACTCCGCATACATATGATACATATGTATGGCTGCAAAATACTTACCGCACGCGCTTCCAGCCTGAAAATTTCCGTATTGTTCCCCTGTATGAGATTACGGACGAAGTCTATACCGTATACTTCACAGTCCGCGGCTGA